A genomic window from Pecten maximus chromosome 6, xPecMax1.1, whole genome shotgun sequence includes:
- the LOC117329483 gene encoding tumor necrosis factor receptor superfamily member EDAR-like: MAVWMSSKCPQCLVLMLVLPVVCGGEAPYCTPGKQMYQDGRCVDCPECVPGQALNKTKEIETNMFGSMECYPCEECPTGTYSNDRRKGSFDGYKCYIHKDCGRRGRVVEIPGTSRTNNVCGKCLEGYISEDWPILDENSYCYPCSAKDKKKSDCRNFVPTTTPSTTTVTSRFETKMTLENQEPYTDVSSIIIPLVLAAVVVVLVVIIMTASIYRCRTNRKTPKENLDSEKGLLTDVVIDSPSQFSSASTGMSSLRTTTTDASEDPADEFVEDSEDKKCPTDEIKEISDYRNVRLTDDEMCNAKAIRLQNDDCYVHGVGNADMSPDEKKIKNLARSLGLPETQIDELIENKDSHLIAFLNKFIQRKGKEATLFVLYNVLVKHAAEPELKALVEILRNNASNL, encoded by the exons ATGGCGGTGTGGATGTCATCTAAGTGTCCCCAGTGTCTGGTCCTGATGCTGGTATTACCAGTGGTTTGTGGAGGTGAGGCCCCATACTGTACCCCCGGGAAACAAATGTATCAGGATGGTAGATGTGTGGATTGTCCGGAGTGTGTTCCAGGACAGGCTCTCAACAAAACAAAG GAGATCGAAACTAACATGTTTGGGAGCATGGAGTGCTATCCCTGTGAGGAATGTCCTACTGGCACCTACAGCAATGACCGTAGGAAGGGCTCTTTTGATGGTTACAAATGTTACATCCATAAGGACTGTGGTAGACGGGGACGTGTAGTGGAAATCCCGGGGACCAGTCGGACAAACAACGTCTGTGGGAAATGTCTGGAGGG gTACATTTCAGAGGATTGGCCGATACTGGATGAAAACTCATATTGCTATCCTTGCTCAGCCAAAGACAAAAAGAAGTCAGATTGCCGTAACTTCGTCCCAACAACAACCCCATCCACAACCACTGTGACCTCAAGGTTTGAAACCAAGATGACCCTGGAAAATCAAG AGCCCTACACAGATGTCAGCAGTATAATTATACCTTTAGTGTTGGCTGCTGTGGTTGTCGTCTTGGTTGTCATAATTATGACAGCATCAATTTATAGGTGTCGAACAAATAGAAAAACACCCAAAGAAAACCTGGATTCTGAAAAAGGACTGT TGACCGATGTTGTGATCGATAGTCCAAGTCAGTTCAGTAGTGCCTCTACTGGAATGAGTTCTCTAAGGACCACAACAACAG ATGCTTCAGAAGACCCTGCTGATGAATTCGTTGAGGATTCAGAAGACAAAAAGTGCCCTACTGATGAAATCAAAGAGATTTCTGACTACAGAAACGTACGCCTTACTGATGATG AAATGTGTAATGCCAAAGCTATACGCCTACAGAACGATGATTGTTATGTCCATGGTGTGGGCAATGCAGACATGTCTCCTGATGAGAAGAAAATAAAGAATTTGGCACGTTCATTGGGACTGCCCGAAACACAAATAGATGAATTAATTGAGAACAAAGACAGCCATCTCATTGCCTTCCTCAACAAGTTCATACAGAGGAAAGGAAAGGAGGCTACACTATTTGTTCtatataatgttttagtaaaacATGCAGCTGAACCAGAGCTAAAGGCTTTGGTTGAAATATTAAGGAATAATGCCTCAAACCTTTGA
- the LOC117330133 gene encoding uncharacterized protein LOC117330133 — MTARQQSMISKVPRYAAMVFLDQTCGIIPTTKIMTGTTKLEEVVKCIWDGEEVEGKIVGLNNSPSELGMILEDFESRPSSNQSSPISSPSPPPKKKVKVNNPILNVRLQE; from the exons ATGACTGCCAGACAACAATCTATGATTT CCAAAGTGCCTCGGTATGCAGCAATGGTGTTTTTGGATCAAACTTGTGGGATTATCCCTACCACCAAAATTATGACCGGGACAACAAAATTAGAGGAAGTTGTGAAATGCATATGGGACGGAGAGGAAGTGGAAGGGAAAATTGTTGGATTGAACA ATTCTCCAAGTGAGCTTGGCATGATTCTTGAAGACTTTGAGAGCAGACCAAGCAGCAACCAGTCATCTCCAATAAGCAGCCCATCTCCCCCACCAAAAAAGAAAGTCAAAGTGAATAATCCAATTTTAAAT GTGAGACTACAGGAGTGA